From the genome of Glycine soja cultivar W05 chromosome 14, ASM419377v2, whole genome shotgun sequence:
TTCCCAAAAATGGCATCTAATCCTATATACATCTTAGTGGCGCTTCCAGACATATATGGCTTCTCTTCTATCTCCATGTCCCATTTTTTCTCTCCATACttattccttctctttttttttttcactatttaacaattaatatcTCTTACACTTGAAAATGTTACAACCAAATTTCCTCGTAGCCAAAGTAGAGAGGAATCATAGGCAATACTTCCATAATTTTTAGCATCAGTCACCAATAATCCTGACAAGAACATATGCCACCATCAAAATGGTGAAATCTATTTGAATCTCGTAAAATTATCTGTCGATTAACAATATTTGATATGTATTTGAAAGCAGTGTGACAGTCACCACAAACCCGAAGGTTCTTAATTATCCTAATAGGTAGCTCAGATTGGCGAGTGAGAACAAAAGCAATCGCTAGTTTCTCACTATGATAGCTGAGAAGCTCTTCTTTGTTTTCAAGCTCAAGATCATAGAGTGCATATTTGGTTTCAGGCACATATCCCAGGTCCCTCATTTTGTTCATTATCTCCTTGAGTTTGTcatagattttttctttttctgggtGTGTTTGATCTCCAGCCACAAACACATGAACTCCATCCTTCATGGTGACCCAACTACACCCAGCTTCCTTCTTAACTTCTGCATTCCTCATTGCCAACCTAGCCTCTTCCACATCTTCCCACTTCCCACCAGCAGCATGCATGTTTGAAAGAAGCACATAGTTCACTGCGTTCAGCGGCTCTAACTCAATAAGCATCTTGGCAGCCCTACGCCCTAGCTCTGTATTTCGGCTATTAGCTCGACAACATGCTCCTAAAATTGTTCTCCAAATAAGGGCATTAGGATTCATTGGCATTGTTTTGATGAATTCCTCCAGCTTCTTAACATCACCTGCCCGCCCAAGGAGGTCTACCATACAAGAGAAGTGCTCTATTCGAGGAGCTAGTTCATATACTTCACCCATTGATTTGAAATGCTCAAATCCTTCATCAACTAAACCTACATGACTACAAGCTGATAGGACCCCAACAAAGGTGACATGATCTGGCAATTGGCCATGCTGTTTCATTTGTGTAAAAAGCTTTAGAGCTTTTCCTCCATGTCCATGGCGTGCATAACCAGAAATCATTGAATTCCAAGAATATATGTTCCTCACAGGCATCAATTCAAAGAATCTTGATGCATAATCTATCTTTCCACATTTTGCATACATGTCAACTAGTGCACTACCAACAACAACTTCAGCTTCTAAACAAGCTCTTATGGCACATGCATGTACTTCCATACCACGTTCTAATGTTGCAACTGAAGCACAGGCACTAAGAACAGTAGCAAGCGTGAAATCATCCAATCTTTGGCCCTTTTGCATCATAAGCCATACCAAACCCATGGCCTTATGCAGGATGCCATTGTGTATATATCCAGAAATCATGGCATTCCAACTGACTTCATCTCTTCGCTCAGACATTCTAGAAAAGATAATTTCACAGTCCTCCATCTGCTCACACTTTCCATAGAAAGCTAGAAGTGTATTCTCAATAGCATTGTCATCAGCGACAGAGTGCTTTAAGATTAAAGCATGAATTTGACGGCCCAGTtcaagaagagaaagagaagaaactgcagataaaatatttataaatgttaCTCTGTTGGGTTTCCATCCAGCTTGCATCATCTCCAGGAAATATTTTATAGCCTGTAAAACTGACGCCTCTGAAGTTGCTAGTGCACCAATAAAAGAATTCCAAGAAACTTGATCATACTCTGGCATTAGAAAGAAAACTTTCTGATATTCCTCCATACAATCAGTTTCAGCATATAATGTTAGAAGAGCATTTGAAACTGAAACGTCCAAATCAAGCCCGCATTTTATCCCTTCACCGTGTATCTGTTGTCCTAACATGATCCAACCCAAACTAGCACATGAACTCAAAGTACTAATAACTGAGAATTTTGATGGCACCATTCCATTTCTCCTCATTGTGTGGAAACATGCAACTGCTTCCTCAAATCGCTCATTGTGGTCAAGGCCAGAGATTATAGAGTTCCATGAAACAGTATCTTTACTGGGCATGAGTTGAAAAATTGACCGAGCATTATCAAtggcattgcattttgcatacaAATTGACGAGAGCATTTCCAATCAAAATCCAGACATCAACCAAGGCATTGCGAATCAGATAAGCATGAACCTCTTGACCCTTTCTCTTCCCTtcctttaaatttgaaaattcagtaaaagcaCTTAAAAGAACTGCATAAGATGATGCATTTATTTCAACTAAATCTTTCATTTCCTTGAATATCTTAGCTGCTTCTTCACCCTGGTGCTGCCTTGCCAGTCCAACCATTAACCCATTCATAGTCACTGCATTACGATCATCCATCTGCTCAAATATCATTTTAGCAGAATCTATTAAACCATACCTTGCAAACCCGCTGACCAATGCACTACCAACATACAAATCTTTTACAAAGCTAGATTTTTCAATCCTGGCCAGCATCTGCTCAAGCAAAGTCAGTCCACAGTCAACCAGAGAGCATGCAACAGTTACTAAGCTACAGAAGGTATATTCATTAGGCCTGCAGTTAAGTTCTGTAGCTTCCCTTTGCATGCTTGAAAATAGCTTAAAAGCAGAAATTGCATCTCCCCTACGACAATAGACCGAAATGATAGAATTCCAGGATGCAgaagttttcatttttatttcttcaaaaacaCGACGGGCATCATCAATGGAAGCTGAGCAATGTGAATACATGGACATGAGCACATTAGACAACACCATGTCTGAAGCATACGGAGATTTGGAAATTAAGCCATGAATCTCCATCCCGAGTTTAAGCATATTTGGACCAAGCTCCTGGCATGCTCGAAGAGCACTACCAATAGCATAGTGGTTTGGTAAGAGACCAGCTGAAATGATCCCTCTGAATAACATACATGCCTCATCAGGCATGCCATTTTGTGCATACCCAGAAACCAAACAAGACCAAGAAACGAGGTTCTTTTGGGGCATTTCATCAAACAGTTTCTGTGCGGAAACCAGATTGCCAGCTCTGACAAATATGTTGACAAGAGTATTACACCAGAAAACATCACTGGTAAGCCCAGTTTTGTAGATCTGCAGATGAAGCTGATGGGCATCTTCCACGGTGCAAGAATCTCTGTATCGATTATAGTCCAAATTCAAAGGTGGAAAATGGAGGTGGTGGTGAGATGAGTTGCAGTGATGTAGCAACTGCTCTGACAAAGCTAACTGGGTAGAACGAGCATGACTTGCATTGTGTAACAATCGCCTGTAGCAGAGTATCATGCTTTTCGCAACTCTAACTAGGAATCATTTAACCGTTTAATCGCAGGATGCTTGTTTACATGAAAGTGGAGTAAAAGAAAATTGCTGTCA
Proteins encoded in this window:
- the LOC114383355 gene encoding putative pentatricopeptide repeat-containing protein At5g09950, whose amino-acid sequence is MILCYRRLLHNASHARSTQLALSEQLLHHCNSSHHHLHFPPLNLDYNRYRDSCTVEDAHQLHLQIYKTGLTSDVFWCNTLVNIFVRAGNLVSAQKLFDEMPQKNLVSWSCLVSGYAQNGMPDEACMLFRGIISAGLLPNHYAIGSALRACQELGPNMLKLGMEIHGLISKSPYASDMVLSNVLMSMYSHCSASIDDARRVFEEIKMKTSASWNSIISVYCRRGDAISAFKLFSSMQREATELNCRPNEYTFCSLVTVACSLVDCGLTLLEQMLARIEKSSFVKDLYVGSALVSGFARYGLIDSAKMIFEQMDDRNAVTMNGLMVGLARQHQGEEAAKIFKEMKDLVEINASSYAVLLSAFTEFSNLKEGKRKGQEVHAYLIRNALVDVWILIGNALVNLYAKCNAIDNARSIFQLMPSKDTVSWNSIISGLDHNERFEEAVACFHTMRRNGMVPSKFSVISTLSSCASLGWIMLGQQIHGEGIKCGLDLDVSVSNALLTLYAETDCMEEYQKVFFLMPEYDQVSWNSFIGALATSEASVLQAIKYFLEMMQAGWKPNRVTFINILSAVSSLSLLELGRQIHALILKHSVADDNAIENTLLAFYGKCEQMEDCEIIFSRMSERRDEVSWNAMISGYIHNGILHKAMGLVWLMMQKGQRLDDFTLATVLSACASVATLERGMEVHACAIRACLEAEVVVGSALVDMYAKCGKIDYASRFFELMPVRNIYSWNSMISGYARHGHGGKALKLFTQMKQHGQLPDHVTFVGVLSACSHVGLVDEGFEHFKSMGEVYELAPRIEHFSCMVDLLGRAGDVKKLEEFIKTMPMNPNALIWRTILGACCRANSRNTELGRRAAKMLIELEPLNAVNYVLLSNMHAAGGKWEDVEEARLAMRNAEVKKEAGCSWVTMKDGVHVFVAGDQTHPEKEKIYDKLKEIMNKMRDLGYVPETKYALYDLELENKEELLSYHSEKLAIAFVLTRQSELPIRIIKNLRVCGDCHTAFKYISNIVNRQIILRDSNRFHHFDGGICSCQDYW